In Pseudomonas fluorescens, a genomic segment contains:
- a CDS encoding PilZ domain-containing protein produces the protein MSEYERDYAEKRDFIRMRVDADVALIHAGQEIAGVCVDLSSSGMQVQAPRQFNVGDLLTVRIDSEHAALKGLEADTEVVWTKTAGEEQQLGLKILKMR, from the coding sequence GTGAGCGAATACGAGCGCGACTACGCTGAAAAACGCGACTTCATCCGCATGCGAGTGGATGCCGACGTGGCGTTGATCCACGCGGGGCAAGAGATTGCCGGGGTTTGCGTGGACCTTTCCAGCTCCGGGATGCAGGTGCAGGCACCGCGCCAGTTCAACGTGGGAGACCTGCTCACGGTGCGCATTGATTCAGAGCACGCGGCTCTCAAGGGCCTGGAGGCTGACACCGAAGTGGTATGGACCAAAACGGCAGGCGAAGAGCAACAACTGGGGCTTAAGATCTTGAAAATGCGCTGA
- a CDS encoding cupredoxin domain-containing protein, with the protein MVLRNPLLLAGCLLALSFGAAAETAHTYAFGQPAAADKATRTVEVTLQDISFSPKSLDVKAGETVRFVLVNKGQLLHEFNLGDAAMHAEHQKEMLQMQASGMLNATGMGKMDHSAMGHGDMGGMSGMGGMKHDDPNSVLVEPGKTAELTWTFTKATGLEFACNIPGHYQAGMVGKLNVE; encoded by the coding sequence ATGGTATTGCGTAACCCCCTGTTGTTAGCGGGCTGCCTGTTGGCTTTGAGTTTCGGGGCGGCGGCTGAAACGGCTCACACCTATGCATTTGGCCAGCCAGCGGCTGCCGACAAGGCCACGCGCACCGTGGAAGTTACATTGCAGGATATTTCCTTTTCGCCCAAGTCGTTGGACGTAAAGGCCGGTGAGACCGTGCGCTTTGTGCTGGTCAACAAGGGCCAGTTGCTCCACGAATTCAACCTGGGTGATGCAGCGATGCATGCCGAGCATCAGAAGGAAATGCTACAGATGCAGGCCAGCGGCATGCTGAATGCCACCGGTATGGGCAAGATGGATCACAGCGCCATGGGGCACGGTGATATGGGCGGCATGAGTGGTATGGGGGGCATGAAGCACGATGACCCTAACAGCGTGCTGGTCGAGCCCGGCAAAACCGCCGAGCTGACCTGGACGTTCACCAAGGCCACTGGCCTGGAGTTCGCCTGCAACATACCCGGGCATTACCAGGCGGGCATGGTCGGCAAGCTCAACGTCGAATGA
- a CDS encoding DUF4404 family protein, protein MPAREKLQEQVNILREQLEQEPPLPAEKREALEALLAKFEVQLELEPATQPPSIADDVNRAVEGFELDHPGIAGTLRNIVITLGNIGI, encoded by the coding sequence ATGCCTGCCCGCGAAAAATTGCAAGAACAGGTCAATATCCTGCGCGAGCAACTGGAACAGGAACCGCCGCTGCCAGCCGAAAAACGTGAAGCGCTGGAAGCCTTGCTCGCCAAGTTCGAAGTACAACTGGAGCTGGAACCGGCCACCCAGCCACCCAGCATCGCTGACGATGTGAACCGTGCAGTGGAAGGTTTCGAGTTGGACCATCCAGGCATCGCGGGTACGTTGCGCAATATCGTGATCACCTTGGGCAACATCGGCATTTAA
- the queF gene encoding NADPH-dependent 7-cyano-7-deazaguanine reductase QueF (Catalyzes the NADPH-dependent reduction of 7-cyano-7-deazaguanine (preQ0) to 7-aminomethyl-7-deazaguanine (preQ1) in queuosine biosynthesis), protein MHPAAEHSPLGKSSEYISTYTPSLLFPIPRAAKWAELGLSAETLPYKGVDFWNCFELSWLLPSGKPVVAIGEFSIPADSPNIIESKSFKLYLNSLNQTAFADTQSLEATLRTDLSAAAGKPVGVRIRSLGEVEAEGVVALPGTCIDDLDISVSNYEHPRPELLRCDDSRVVEESVHSHLLKSNCPVTSQPDWGSVAVEYRGAALDHASLLEYLVSFRQHSDFHEQCVERIFLDLQRLLKPEKLTVYARYVRRGGLDINPYRSTEDVAFQNVRLARQ, encoded by the coding sequence ATGCATCCCGCTGCCGAACATTCGCCGCTGGGCAAGTCCAGTGAATACATCTCCACCTACACCCCTTCGTTGCTGTTCCCGATTCCGCGCGCCGCCAAGTGGGCCGAACTGGGCCTGAGCGCCGAGACCCTGCCGTACAAAGGCGTGGACTTCTGGAACTGCTTCGAATTGTCCTGGCTGCTGCCCTCGGGCAAGCCGGTGGTGGCCATCGGTGAATTCAGTATTCCGGCTGACTCGCCGAATATCATCGAGTCCAAGTCCTTCAAGCTGTACCTCAACTCGCTGAACCAGACCGCGTTTGCCGACACGCAGAGCCTGGAAGCCACGTTGCGCACCGATCTCAGCGCCGCAGCCGGCAAACCGGTGGGCGTGCGCATCCGCAGCCTGGGCGAGGTGGAAGCCGAAGGCGTGGTGGCCCTGCCGGGCACTTGCATCGATGATCTGGATATCAGCGTCAGCAACTACGAGCACCCGCGCCCGGAACTGCTGCGTTGCGACGATTCGCGTGTGGTGGAGGAAAGTGTGCACAGCCACTTGCTCAAATCCAACTGCCCGGTCACCAGCCAGCCCGATTGGGGCAGCGTGGCGGTGGAATATCGGGGGGCGGCGCTGGATCACGCCAGCCTGTTGGAATATCTGGTGAGCTTTCGCCAACACTCAGATTTCCATGAGCAGTGCGTGGAGCGGATCTTTCTCGACCTGCAGCGTTTGCTCAAGCCAGAGAAGCTGACGGTGTATGCGCGCTATGTGCGGCGGGGTGGGTTGGATATCAATCCGTACCGCAGTACTGAGGATGTGGCGTTCCAGAACGTGCGCCTGGCGCGCCAGTAA
- the dusA gene encoding tRNA dihydrouridine(20/20a) synthase DusA: MVQKQSFSPAESSPALSRRFSVAPMMDWTDRHCRFFLRLLSKHALLYTEMVTTGAILHGDHDRFLRHNEAEHPLALQLGGSVPADLAACARMAEAAGYDEVNLNVGCPSDRVQNNMIGAILMAHPALVADCVKAMRDAVSIPVTVKHRIGINGRDSYAELCDFVGTVKDAGCSSFTVHARIAILEGLSPKENRDIPPLRYDVAAQLKQDFAELEIILNGGIKTLEQCHEHLQTFDGVMLGREAYHNPYLLAEVDQQLFGSEAPVISRAEALAQLRPYIAEHLAAGGAMHHVTRHVLGLGTGFPGARRFRQLLSVDIHKAADPLALLDQAGALLEGR; encoded by the coding sequence ATGGTTCAAAAACAGAGCTTTAGCCCAGCAGAATCAAGCCCCGCACTGTCTCGGCGCTTTAGCGTTGCCCCCATGATGGACTGGACCGACCGTCACTGCCGGTTCTTCCTGCGCCTGCTCTCCAAGCACGCCCTGCTCTACACCGAGATGGTCACCACCGGCGCGATCCTCCATGGCGACCACGACCGCTTCCTGCGCCATAACGAAGCCGAGCACCCTCTGGCGCTCCAGCTTGGCGGCAGTGTCCCCGCTGACCTGGCCGCTTGTGCCCGTATGGCCGAGGCCGCTGGCTACGACGAAGTGAACCTGAATGTCGGCTGCCCGAGCGATCGGGTGCAGAACAATATGATCGGCGCGATCCTGATGGCTCACCCGGCCTTGGTGGCCGATTGTGTGAAGGCGATGCGCGATGCGGTGTCGATTCCGGTGACGGTCAAGCACCGTATCGGGATCAATGGGCGGGACAGTTATGCCGAGTTGTGTGACTTTGTCGGGACGGTGAAGGACGCGGGCTGCAGCAGTTTTACGGTGCATGCTCGGATTGCGATTCTGGAAGGGTTGTCGCCAAAGGAGAACCGCGACATTCCACCCTTGCGCTATGACGTGGCGGCGCAGTTGAAGCAGGACTTCGCTGAGTTGGAGATTATTCTCAACGGCGGCATCAAGACGCTGGAGCAGTGCCATGAACATTTGCAGACGTTTGATGGGGTGATGCTGGGCCGGGAGGCTTATCACAATCCGTATCTGCTGGCGGAGGTGGATCAGCAGTTGTTTGGCAGTGAAGCGCCGGTGATCAGCCGGGCGGAGGCGTTGGCGCAGTTGCGGCCTTATATCGCTGAGCATTTGGCGGCGGGTGGGGCGATGCATCATGTGACGCGGCATGTGTTGGGGTTGGGCACCGGTTTCCCTGGGGCGCGCAGATTCAGGCAGTTGTTGTCGGTGGATATTCATAAGGCTGCGGATCCGTTGGCATTGTTGGATCAGGCTGGGGCGTTGTTGGAAGGGCGTTGA
- a CDS encoding heavy metal sensor histidine kinase — MIKRLSLASRLALLFAACTAVVSLIAGVLFNQASEAHFVELDQQLLDSKLVALRSTLQGVDSVQSFVQREAQLRAELNRQPDLALRISATGQRWFDGTPNIPLPEKPGLYSLQNAGTDYRVYNAPLSPGQPDSPQLSLMLDITHHQHFLQRMQHLIWLTVSLSALATALLGAWAARSGLRPLRRMSEVAAGVSAHSLTQRLPQQQMPVELAELAQAFNAMLGRLDDAFQRLSAFSADIAHELRTPLSNLLTQTQVILTQPRPLEDYREALHSNLEELQWMAQLVNDMLYLAKADHGLLTPKREPLRLADEVDALLEFFVLLAEDAQVSLVREGTAHTTGDRGMLRRALSNLLDNALRFTPAGGEVRVHLEEGAQGVTLTVENSGEGIPADVLPRLFDRFYRADPARHEGSSEHAGLGLALTQSIVRAHGGRIYCESEAGWTRFVIELPAGD; from the coding sequence TTGATCAAGCGCCTGTCCCTGGCCAGTCGGCTGGCCCTGCTGTTTGCCGCCTGCACCGCCGTGGTCTCGTTGATTGCCGGGGTGCTGTTCAACCAGGCCAGCGAAGCGCACTTCGTCGAGCTGGACCAGCAACTGCTCGACAGCAAGTTGGTCGCGCTGCGCAGCACCTTGCAGGGCGTCGACTCCGTGCAGTCATTCGTACAACGCGAAGCGCAACTGCGCGCCGAACTCAACCGCCAACCCGACCTCGCCTTGCGTATCAGTGCCACTGGCCAGCGCTGGTTTGACGGCACGCCTAACATCCCCCTGCCCGAGAAGCCTGGCCTGTACAGCCTGCAAAACGCCGGAACCGACTACCGTGTGTACAACGCGCCACTGAGCCCGGGCCAACCCGACTCACCGCAACTGAGCCTGATGCTCGACATCACCCACCACCAGCACTTCCTGCAACGCATGCAACATTTGATCTGGCTCACCGTCAGCCTCTCGGCCCTGGCCACCGCACTGCTCGGCGCCTGGGCCGCGCGCAGTGGCTTGCGCCCCTTGCGGCGCATGAGTGAAGTGGCCGCCGGCGTGTCGGCCCACTCCCTGACCCAACGCCTGCCCCAGCAGCAGATGCCGGTGGAACTGGCGGAACTGGCCCAGGCCTTCAACGCCATGCTCGGCCGCCTGGACGATGCATTCCAACGCCTCTCGGCCTTCTCCGCCGACATTGCCCATGAACTGCGCACGCCCCTGTCGAACCTGTTGACCCAGACCCAAGTCATCCTGACCCAGCCGCGCCCGCTGGAGGACTACCGCGAAGCGCTGCACAGCAATCTGGAAGAGCTGCAATGGATGGCGCAGCTGGTGAATGACATGCTGTACCTGGCCAAGGCTGATCATGGGTTGCTGACGCCCAAGCGCGAGCCGTTGAGGTTGGCGGACGAAGTGGATGCGCTGCTGGAGTTCTTCGTCTTGCTGGCGGAAGACGCGCAGGTCAGCCTGGTGCGCGAGGGAACGGCCCACACCACCGGCGATCGCGGCATGCTGCGCCGGGCATTGTCGAATCTGTTGGATAACGCGCTGCGCTTTACGCCGGCGGGCGGCGAGGTGCGGGTGCATCTGGAGGAAGGTGCACAAGGCGTGACGCTGACAGTGGAGAACAGCGGCGAAGGCATACCGGCGGACGTATTACCGCGGTTGTTCGACCGGTTCTACCGAGCGGACCCGGCGCGGCATGAAGGCAGCAGCGAACATGCGGGGCTGGGGCTGGCGCTTACCCAGTCGATTGTGCGGGCGCATGGGGGGAGGATTTATTGTGAGTCTGAGGCGGGGTGGACAAGGTTTGTGATTGAGTTGCCTGCCGGAGATTGA
- a CDS encoding lipoprotein-releasing ABC transporter permease subunit, translating to MFRPLSIFIGTRYTRAKRRNRFVSFISMTSMIGLALGVLAMIVVLSVMNGFQREMSSRILGMVPHATIVGVNPIDDWQPVAAAAMKNPEVTAAVPFTQMDGMFSYKGAMQPIEISGVDPAQEGKVSIVAQHIVKGKLEDLKPGEFGVVVGEITARRFRLNVGDKLTLIVPEISSAPGGITPRMQRLNVVGIFKVGAELDGSMALIHMADAAEIQHWQPNQVQSVRLAVKDLYAAPKVSADIASSLGAAYKADDWTHTQGSLFSAMKMEKTMIGLLLLMIVAVAAFNIIATLIMVVNDKGADIAILRTIGATPGQIMAIFMVQGTVIGIVGTLIGGVLGVIAALNVSELVGWLERVTGQHIFSSDVYFVSNLPSELQGGDVLLICSAGFVLSFLATIYPAYRAAKIEPAHALRYS from the coding sequence ATGTTCAGACCGTTATCGATTTTCATCGGCACGCGCTATACCCGCGCCAAGCGCCGCAACCGTTTTGTTTCGTTTATCTCGATGACCTCGATGATCGGCCTCGCCTTGGGCGTGCTGGCGATGATCGTGGTGTTGTCGGTGATGAATGGCTTCCAGCGTGAAATGAGCTCGCGCATCCTCGGCATGGTGCCCCACGCGACTATCGTCGGCGTGAACCCGATCGACGATTGGCAGCCGGTGGCCGCCGCCGCGATGAAGAATCCCGAAGTGACTGCCGCCGTACCGTTCACACAGATGGATGGTATGTTTTCCTACAAGGGGGCGATGCAGCCGATCGAGATCAGTGGCGTCGACCCGGCCCAGGAAGGCAAGGTGTCGATCGTGGCCCAGCATATCGTCAAGGGCAAACTGGAAGACCTGAAGCCCGGCGAGTTTGGCGTGGTGGTGGGGGAGATCACCGCGCGGCGTTTTCGCCTGAACGTGGGTGACAAGCTGACCCTGATCGTTCCGGAAATCAGCAGCGCGCCAGGTGGCATCACGCCGCGCATGCAGCGTTTGAATGTGGTCGGCATCTTCAAGGTCGGCGCCGAGCTGGATGGCTCCATGGCCTTGATCCATATGGCCGACGCCGCGGAAATCCAGCATTGGCAGCCGAACCAGGTGCAGAGCGTGCGCCTGGCGGTGAAGGACTTGTACGCAGCGCCCAAGGTGTCGGCGGACATTGCCAGCAGCCTGGGCGCGGCCTACAAGGCTGACGACTGGACCCACACCCAGGGCAGCCTGTTCAGTGCGATGAAAATGGAAAAGACCATGATCGGCCTGCTGTTGCTGATGATCGTCGCCGTGGCCGCGTTCAATATCATCGCCACGCTGATCATGGTGGTGAACGATAAGGGCGCGGACATCGCGATCCTGCGCACCATCGGCGCCACGCCAGGGCAGATCATGGCGATTTTCATGGTGCAGGGTACCGTGATCGGGATCGTGGGTACCTTGATCGGTGGCGTGTTGGGGGTGATTGCGGCACTGAACGTCAGTGAGCTGGTGGGCTGGCTGGAGCGGGTAACCGGGCAGCATATCTTCAGTTCAGACGTGTATTTCGTCAGTAACCTGCCTTCAGAACTGCAAGGTGGGGATGTGTTGTTGATTTGCTCGGCAGGGTTTGTGTTGAGCTTTTTGGCGACGATTTACCCGGCGTATCGGGCGGCGAAGATTGAGCCGGCGCATGCCCTGAGGTATTCGTAA
- a CDS encoding VacJ family lipoprotein, translating into MRWSHYFAQLSVCATVLLVPFAAQAASEDDPWESVNRPIFTFNDTVDTYALKPLAQGYQFVTPQFMQDGVHNFFRNIGDVGNLANNVLQLKPHAAGVDTARLLMNTTFGVLGFIDVGTKMGLKRSDEDFGQTLGYWGVGSGPYVMLPLLGPSTLRDAPSKYVDTYTQPYRYMNDIGWRNSTMGLNIVDTRASLLESEKLITGDKYTFIRNAYLQNREFKVKDGKVVDDF; encoded by the coding sequence ATGCGCTGGAGCCACTACTTCGCTCAGTTGTCGGTGTGTGCCACTGTCCTGCTGGTGCCATTCGCCGCACAGGCAGCGTCGGAAGATGACCCATGGGAAAGCGTCAACCGCCCGATCTTCACTTTCAACGACACCGTTGATACCTACGCCCTCAAGCCATTGGCCCAGGGCTATCAGTTTGTGACCCCGCAATTCATGCAAGACGGCGTGCACAATTTCTTCCGCAACATCGGCGATGTCGGCAACCTGGCCAACAACGTGTTGCAGCTCAAGCCGCACGCCGCTGGCGTGGACACCGCTCGCTTGCTGATGAACACCACCTTCGGCGTGCTGGGCTTTATCGATGTCGGCACCAAAATGGGGCTCAAGCGCAGCGATGAAGACTTCGGCCAGACCCTGGGTTACTGGGGCGTGGGCAGTGGCCCATACGTGATGCTGCCGTTGCTGGGTCCAAGCACCCTGCGCGATGCGCCGTCCAAGTATGTGGACACCTACACCCAGCCATATCGCTATATGAACGATATCGGTTGGCGCAACAGCACCATGGGCCTGAATATCGTCGATACCCGCGCCAGCCTGCTCGAGAGCGAGAAGCTGATCACCGGCGACAAGTACACCTTTATTCGTAACGCCTACCTGCAGAACCGCGAGTTCAAGGTCAAGGACGGCAAGGTCGTCGACGACTTTTAA
- a CDS encoding phosphatase has translation MPHAEIAVATAPALTAVLFGLSGCLVDFGSQARTDSFSPHSEATPGALKILRSLKEQGVPCAWLDELPPSVTTPLAAALPDWVKAASPSSIRWPAPHACWQALMELNIPRLEGCVLVSGEPRLLQSGLNAGLWTIGLASCGSLCGLAPEQWQALTEQQREYKRGKATVALYGLGVHSVIDHLGELGTCLADISLRQLKGEKP, from the coding sequence ATGCCTCACGCCGAAATTGCCGTCGCCACCGCTCCCGCCTTGACTGCCGTGTTATTTGGCCTGAGTGGCTGCCTGGTGGATTTCGGTTCCCAGGCACGCACCGATTCGTTCTCCCCGCATTCCGAAGCTACGCCCGGCGCGCTGAAGATTCTGCGCAGCCTGAAAGAGCAAGGCGTGCCCTGCGCCTGGCTGGATGAATTGCCACCCTCGGTGACCACCCCGCTGGCTGCGGCCCTGCCCGATTGGGTCAAGGCCGCATCCCCCTCCTCCATCCGCTGGCCGGCGCCCCATGCGTGCTGGCAAGCGCTGATGGAATTGAATATCCCACGCCTGGAAGGCTGCGTGCTGGTCAGCGGCGAGCCGCGCTTGCTGCAATCGGGCCTGAATGCCGGGTTGTGGACCATCGGCCTGGCGTCCTGCGGTTCACTGTGCGGCCTGGCGCCCGAGCAATGGCAGGCGCTGACCGAGCAGCAGCGCGAATACAAGCGCGGCAAGGCTACCGTGGCACTGTATGGGTTGGGGGTGCATTCGGTGATCGATCATCTCGGCGAGCTCGGCACCTGCCTGGCGGACATCAGCCTGCGCCAGCTCAAAGGCGAGAAGCCCTGA
- a CDS encoding heavy metal response regulator transcription factor gives MKLLIVEDQPKTGQYLRQGLAEAGFTTELVADGTSGQHLALTGDYDLLILDVMLPGRDGWQILQAVRSAGLDIPVLFLTARDTVEDRVHGLELGADDYLVKPFAFSELLARVRSLLRRGSSAPQDTALQLADLRLDLIRRRVERSGQRIDLTAKEFALLELLLRRQGEVLPKSLIASQVWDMNFDSDTNIIEVAIRRLRLKIDDNFPTKLIHTVRGMGYVLEERCS, from the coding sequence ATGAAACTGCTGATCGTCGAAGACCAACCCAAGACCGGCCAATACCTGCGCCAAGGCCTGGCCGAGGCCGGTTTTACCACCGAGTTGGTGGCCGACGGCACCAGCGGCCAGCACCTGGCACTGACGGGCGACTACGACCTGTTGATCCTCGATGTGATGCTGCCCGGTCGCGATGGCTGGCAGATCCTGCAGGCGGTACGCAGCGCCGGCCTGGATATCCCGGTGCTGTTCCTCACCGCCCGCGACACGGTGGAAGACCGGGTACACGGCCTGGAACTGGGCGCTGACGACTACCTGGTCAAGCCATTCGCCTTCTCCGAACTGCTGGCGCGGGTGCGCAGCCTGTTACGCCGTGGCAGCAGCGCCCCCCAGGACACCGCACTGCAACTGGCCGACCTGCGCCTGGACCTGATCCGCCGCCGGGTTGAGCGAAGCGGCCAGCGCATCGACCTCACCGCCAAGGAATTCGCCCTGCTCGAACTGCTGCTGCGCCGTCAGGGCGAAGTGCTGCCCAAGTCGCTGATCGCTTCCCAGGTGTGGGACATGAACTTCGACAGCGACACCAACATCATCGAAGTCGCGATCCGCCGCTTGCGCCTGAAAATCGACGACAACTTCCCCACCAAGCTGATCCACACCGTGCGCGGCATGGGTTATGTACTGGAAGAACGATGCAGTTGA
- the rssC gene encoding anti-sigma factor antagonist RssC produces MSTGRIQFAEQDGTFVLKFVGEVRLTLCSALDATIERIFTALNFSAIVIDLTETRSIDSTTLGLLAKLSILSRQKVGLLPTVVTTHEDITRLLQSMGFDQVFNIVDRPIPCPECLTDLPVQDQSEEVVRVKVLEAHKILMGLNESNREAFHDLVNALERH; encoded by the coding sequence ATGAGTACCGGAAGAATCCAATTCGCCGAGCAAGACGGGACCTTTGTCCTGAAGTTTGTCGGTGAAGTGCGCCTGACCTTGTGTTCGGCGCTGGATGCGACGATTGAGCGGATTTTCACAGCGCTGAACTTCTCGGCGATCGTGATCGATCTGACCGAAACCCGCAGTATCGATAGCACCACCCTTGGGCTGTTGGCCAAGTTGTCCATTCTGTCTCGGCAGAAGGTCGGCCTGTTGCCCACCGTCGTCACCACCCACGAAGACATCACCCGGCTGCTGCAGTCCATGGGCTTCGACCAGGTGTTCAACATCGTTGACCGCCCGATCCCTTGCCCGGAATGCCTCACCGACCTGCCGGTCCAGGACCAGTCCGAGGAGGTTGTGCGGGTCAAGGTACTGGAAGCGCACAAAATCCTGATGGGCCTCAACGAGTCCAACCGCGAAGCCTTCCACGACCTCGTCAACGCCCTCGAGCGTCACTGA
- the rssB gene encoding two-component system response regulator RssB — protein sequence MQKTSATLLIIDDDEVVRASLAAYLEDSGFSVLQASNGQQGLQVFESDQPDLVICDLRMPQMGGLELIRQVTERAPQTPVIVVSGAGVMNDAVEALRLGAADYLIKPLEDLAVLEHSVRRALDRARLLLENQRYREKLETANRELEASLNLLQEDQNAGRQVQMNMLPVNPWTIDEFKFAHQIIPSLYLSGDFVDYFRVDERRVAFYLADVSGHGASSAFVTVLLKFMTTRLLFESKRNGTLPEFTPSEVLGHINRGLISCKLGKHVTMVGGVIDEETGLLTYSIGGHLPMPVLYTPDSVRYLEGRGLPVGLFNEATYEDHILELPPTFSLTLMSDGILDLLPEPTLKEKEAALPQRVKSAGGSLDGLRQVFGLATLGEMPDDIALLVLSRNL from the coding sequence ATGCAAAAAACCAGTGCCACGCTGCTGATAATCGATGACGACGAAGTAGTGCGCGCAAGCCTTGCGGCCTATTTGGAAGACAGTGGCTTCAGCGTCCTGCAGGCCAGCAATGGCCAACAGGGTCTCCAGGTATTCGAGAGCGACCAGCCCGACCTCGTGATCTGCGACCTGCGCATGCCCCAGATGGGCGGCCTCGAGCTGATCCGCCAGGTGACCGAGCGCGCCCCGCAGACGCCGGTGATTGTCGTGTCCGGCGCCGGGGTCATGAACGATGCTGTCGAGGCCTTGCGCCTGGGCGCCGCCGATTACCTGATCAAGCCCCTGGAAGACCTGGCGGTGCTGGAGCACTCGGTGCGTCGTGCCCTGGATCGTGCACGCCTGCTGCTGGAAAACCAGCGTTACCGCGAAAAGCTCGAAACCGCCAACCGTGAACTCGAAGCCAGCCTGAACCTGCTCCAGGAGGACCAGAACGCCGGTCGCCAGGTGCAGATGAACATGCTGCCGGTCAACCCCTGGACCATCGACGAGTTCAAGTTTGCGCACCAGATCATTCCGTCGTTGTACCTGTCGGGTGATTTTGTCGACTATTTCCGTGTCGACGAGCGCCGCGTGGCGTTCTACCTGGCCGATGTCTCTGGCCACGGTGCTTCCTCCGCTTTTGTGACCGTGTTGTTGAAATTCATGACCACACGGCTGTTGTTTGAATCCAAGCGCAATGGCACCTTGCCGGAGTTCACTCCCTCCGAGGTGCTGGGCCACATCAACCGAGGCTTGATCAGCTGCAAGCTGGGCAAGCACGTGACGATGGTGGGCGGCGTGATCGATGAAGAAACCGGTCTTTTGACCTACAGCATTGGTGGTCACCTGCCGATGCCGGTTTTGTACACACCTGACAGTGTGCGCTACCTGGAAGGACGGGGTCTGCCCGTTGGCTTGTTCAATGAAGCCACCTATGAAGACCACATCCTGGAGCTGCCACCGACCTTCAGCCTGACGCTGATGTCCGATGGCATCCTGGACCTTCTTCCAGAGCCTACACTCAAAGAGAAAGAAGCCGCCTTGCCCCAACGGGTCAAGTCGGCGGGCGGCAGCCTGGATGGCCTGCGGCAGGTTTTTGGATTGGCCACGCTAGGGGAGATGCCGGATGATATCGCCCTATTGGTGTTGAGCAGGAATCTTTGA
- the tal gene encoding transaldolase — MTSKLEQLKQFTTVVADTGDFSTLAKLKPQDATTNPSLLLKAASIPGYAKLLDECVQDCNGDVGLASDRFAVAVGQEILKVVPGRISTEVDARLSFDTDAVLKRAHRLIDLYDKAGVGRDRVLIKIASTWEGIRAAEKLEKEGIQTNLTLLFSFAQAVACAEAGVFLISPFVGRIYDWYKKANGNDYTGSDDPGVQSVTRIYNYYKANGYKTVVMGASFRNLSQIEELAGCDRLTISPDLLEKLAADEGKLERKLSPGHAGEARVHLTEAQFRWESNEDAMATEKLAEGIRQFARDQEKLEALLSAKL; from the coding sequence ATGACTTCCAAGCTGGAACAACTCAAGCAGTTCACCACCGTCGTAGCCGATACCGGCGATTTTTCCACCCTCGCCAAGCTCAAGCCGCAAGACGCCACCACCAACCCTTCCCTGCTGCTCAAAGCCGCGTCGATTCCGGGCTATGCCAAGCTGCTGGATGAGTGTGTGCAGGACTGCAACGGTGATGTCGGCCTGGCCAGCGACCGGTTTGCGGTAGCGGTGGGTCAAGAGATTCTCAAAGTGGTACCAGGCCGTATTTCCACCGAAGTGGATGCCCGCCTGTCGTTCGACACTGACGCCGTACTCAAGCGCGCGCACCGTCTGATCGACCTGTATGACAAGGCCGGCGTCGGCCGCGACCGCGTATTGATCAAGATCGCCTCCACCTGGGAAGGCATCCGCGCGGCGGAGAAGCTCGAAAAAGAAGGCATCCAGACCAACCTGACCCTGCTGTTCTCGTTTGCCCAGGCTGTGGCTTGCGCGGAAGCGGGTGTGTTCCTGATTTCGCCATTCGTAGGCCGGATCTACGATTGGTACAAGAAAGCCAATGGCAACGACTACACCGGCTCGGATGATCCTGGCGTGCAGTCGGTGACACGCATCTACAACTACTACAAGGCCAACGGCTACAAGACCGTGGTGATGGGGGCGAGCTTCCGTAACCTGAGTCAGATCGAAGAGTTGGCTGGGTGTGATCGCCTGACGATCAGCCCGGACCTGTTGGAGAAGCTGGCGGCGGATGAAGGCAAGCTGGAGCGCAAGTTGTCGCCTGGCCATGCCGGAGAGGCGCGGGTACATTTGACTGAAGCGCAGTTCCGTTGGGAGTCCAACGAGGATGCAATGGCGACTGAGAAGCTGGCAGAGGGTATTCGTCAGTTTGCTCGGGACCAGGAGAAGCTTGAGGCGCTGTTGTCCGCCAAGCTGTAA